In Equus przewalskii isolate Varuska chromosome 31, EquPr2, whole genome shotgun sequence, one genomic interval encodes:
- the MYBPH gene encoding myosin-binding protein H isoform X2 gives MTERATSEVPTGGPEETTSESAKLPTTEPSGEAAASESAWEEQTPVPQEPAPQAPAATKPAPASEDLPSAPLLLAVEDVSDSAVTVSWEPPERLGRLGLQGYVLELCREGASEWVPVNARPMMVTQQTLRNLALGDKFFLRVAAVSSAGAGPPAVLDQPVHIQKSIEAPKIRVPRHLRQTYIRQVGEAVNLQIPFQGNPKPQASWTHNGHALDSQRVSIRTGAQDSILFIRSAQRSDSGCYELTVRLEGLEAKAAIDILVIEKPGPPRSIRLLDVWGCNAALEWTPPQDTGNTDLLGYTVQKADKKTGQWFTVLERYHPTTCTVSDLIVGNSYSFRVFSENLCGLSASAAVTKELAHVQKADIAAKPKGFVERDFSEAPSFTQPLADHTSTPGYSTQLFCSVRASPKPKIIWMKNKMDIQGDPKYRALSEQGVCTLEIRKPSPFDSGVYTCKAVNVLGEASVDCRLEVKASATH, from the exons ATGACAGAAAGAGCCACCTCGGAGGTCCCCACAGGTGGGCCGGAGGAGACCACTTCTGAGTCTGCCAAGCTGCCCACCACAGAGCCCTCGGGAGAGGCAGCAGCATCGGAGTCGGCCTGGGAAGAGCAGACTCCCGTGCCACAggagcctgcccctcaggcccccGCAGCCACTAAACCCGCACCTGCAAGTGAAG ATCTCCCCAGTGCCCCGCTGCTGCTGGCCGTGGAAGATGTGAGTGACAGCGCTGTGACTGTGAGCTGGGAGCCCCCCGAGCGGCTGGGGCGGCTGGGGCTGCAGGGCTACGTGCTGGAGCTCTGCAGAGAGGGAG CCTCGGAGTGGGTGCCCGTGAATGCCCGGCCCATGATGGTGACCCAGCAGACCCTGCGGAACCTGGCCCTGGGAGACAAGTTCTTCCTGCGCGTGGCTGCCGTGAGCTCTGCAGGTGCCGGCCCGCCGGCCGTACTGGACCAACCTGTCCACATCCAAAAGAGCATTG AGGCCCCCAAGATCCGCGTCCCCCGCCACCTTCGTCAGACCTACATCCGCCAGGTGGGAGAGGCGGTCAACCTGCAAATCCCCTTCCAG GGGAATCCCAAGCCTCAGGCCTCATGGACCCACAACGGCCATGCCCTGGACAGCCAGCGGGTGAGCATCCGCACTGGGGCCCAGGACTCCATCCTCTTCATCCGCTCGGCCCAGCGCTCCGACTCAGGCTGCTATGAGCTCACAGTGCGCCTGGAAGGCCTGGAGGCCAAGGCAGCCATTGACATCCTGGTGATTG AAAAACCTGGACCCCCCAGAAGCATCAGGCTACTGGACGTCTGGGGCTGCAACGCTGCCCTTGAGTGGACACCACCCCAGGACACAGGCAACACAGACCTCCTGGGCTACACAGTGCAGAAAGCAGACAAAAAGACAGGG CAATGGTTCACGGTGCTGGAGCGCTATCACCCGACCACCTGCACCGTCTCTGACCTCATCGTGGGCAACTCATACTCCTTCCGGGTCTTCTCGGAGAACCTGTGTGGACTCAGCGCCTCAGCCGCTGTCACCAAGGAGCTGGCCCATGTCCAGAAGGCAG ACATCGCTGCCAAACCTAAAGGGTTTGTTGAGCGAGACTTCTCAGAAGCCCCCTCATTCACCCAGCCCCTGGCTGACCACACCTCCACCCCCGGCTACAGCACCCAGCTCTTCTGCAGTGTCCGAGCATCGCCCAAG CCCAAGATCATCTGGATGAAAAACAAGATGGACATCCAGGGCGATCCCAAATACCGTGCCCTCTCCGAGCAAGGCGTCTGCACCCTGGAGATCCGGAAACCCAGCCCCTTTGACTCCGGGGTCTACACCTGCAAGGCCGTCAATGTGCTGGGCGAGGCGTCCGTGGACTGCCGGCTGGAGGTCAAAG CCTCAGCCACACACTGA
- the MYBPH gene encoding myosin-binding protein H isoform X1 yields MTERATSEVPTGGPEETTSESAKLPTTEPSGEAAASESAWEEQTPVPQEPAPQAPAATKPAPASEDLPSAPLLLAVEDVSDSAVTVSWEPPERLGRLGLQGYVLELCREGASEWVPVNARPMMVTQQTLRNLALGDKFFLRVAAVSSAGAGPPAVLDQPVHIQKSIEAPKIRVPRHLRQTYIRQVGEAVNLQIPFQGNPKPQASWTHNGHALDSQRVSIRTGAQDSILFIRSAQRSDSGCYELTVRLEGLEAKAAIDILVIEKPGPPRSIRLLDVWGCNAALEWTPPQDTGNTDLLGYTVQKADKKTGQWFTVLERYHPTTCTVSDLIVGNSYSFRVFSENLCGLSASAAVTKELAHVQKADIAAKPKGFVERDFSEAPSFTQPLADHTSTPGYSTQLFCSVRASPKPKIIWMKNKMDIQGDPKYRALSEQGVCTLEIRKPSPFDSGVYTCKAVNVLGEASVDCRLEVKGERLRRAAP; encoded by the exons ATGACAGAAAGAGCCACCTCGGAGGTCCCCACAGGTGGGCCGGAGGAGACCACTTCTGAGTCTGCCAAGCTGCCCACCACAGAGCCCTCGGGAGAGGCAGCAGCATCGGAGTCGGCCTGGGAAGAGCAGACTCCCGTGCCACAggagcctgcccctcaggcccccGCAGCCACTAAACCCGCACCTGCAAGTGAAG ATCTCCCCAGTGCCCCGCTGCTGCTGGCCGTGGAAGATGTGAGTGACAGCGCTGTGACTGTGAGCTGGGAGCCCCCCGAGCGGCTGGGGCGGCTGGGGCTGCAGGGCTACGTGCTGGAGCTCTGCAGAGAGGGAG CCTCGGAGTGGGTGCCCGTGAATGCCCGGCCCATGATGGTGACCCAGCAGACCCTGCGGAACCTGGCCCTGGGAGACAAGTTCTTCCTGCGCGTGGCTGCCGTGAGCTCTGCAGGTGCCGGCCCGCCGGCCGTACTGGACCAACCTGTCCACATCCAAAAGAGCATTG AGGCCCCCAAGATCCGCGTCCCCCGCCACCTTCGTCAGACCTACATCCGCCAGGTGGGAGAGGCGGTCAACCTGCAAATCCCCTTCCAG GGGAATCCCAAGCCTCAGGCCTCATGGACCCACAACGGCCATGCCCTGGACAGCCAGCGGGTGAGCATCCGCACTGGGGCCCAGGACTCCATCCTCTTCATCCGCTCGGCCCAGCGCTCCGACTCAGGCTGCTATGAGCTCACAGTGCGCCTGGAAGGCCTGGAGGCCAAGGCAGCCATTGACATCCTGGTGATTG AAAAACCTGGACCCCCCAGAAGCATCAGGCTACTGGACGTCTGGGGCTGCAACGCTGCCCTTGAGTGGACACCACCCCAGGACACAGGCAACACAGACCTCCTGGGCTACACAGTGCAGAAAGCAGACAAAAAGACAGGG CAATGGTTCACGGTGCTGGAGCGCTATCACCCGACCACCTGCACCGTCTCTGACCTCATCGTGGGCAACTCATACTCCTTCCGGGTCTTCTCGGAGAACCTGTGTGGACTCAGCGCCTCAGCCGCTGTCACCAAGGAGCTGGCCCATGTCCAGAAGGCAG ACATCGCTGCCAAACCTAAAGGGTTTGTTGAGCGAGACTTCTCAGAAGCCCCCTCATTCACCCAGCCCCTGGCTGACCACACCTCCACCCCCGGCTACAGCACCCAGCTCTTCTGCAGTGTCCGAGCATCGCCCAAG CCCAAGATCATCTGGATGAAAAACAAGATGGACATCCAGGGCGATCCCAAATACCGTGCCCTCTCCGAGCAAGGCGTCTGCACCCTGGAGATCCGGAAACCCAGCCCCTTTGACTCCGGGGTCTACACCTGCAAGGCCGTCAATGTGCTGGGCGAGGCGTCCGTGGACTGCCGGCTGGAGGTCAAAGGTGAGCGTTTGAGGAGGGCTGCTCCTTAG
- the CHI3L1 gene encoding chitinase-3-like protein 1: protein MGLRVAQTGFVVLVLLQSCTAYKLVCYYTSWSQYREGDGSCLPDAIDPFLCTHIIYSFANISHDEIDTWEWNDVTLYDTLNTLKSRNPNLKTLLSVGGWNFGSQRFSKIASNTQSRRSFIKSVPPFLRTHGFDGLDLAWLYPGRRDKRHLTTLVKEMKAEFAKEAQAGAEQLLLSAAVSAGKVTIDSGYDVAQMSRYLDFINLLTYDFHGAWRQTTGHHSPLFRGQESANSDRFSNADYAVGYMLRLGAPANKLVMGIPTFGRSFTLASSKTDVGAPISGPGIPGQFTKEEGTLAYYEICDFLRGATVHRLLGQLVPYATKGNQWVGYEDQESVKSKVQYLRNRQLAGAMVWALDLDDFRGTFCGQNLRFPLTSAVKDALAAA, encoded by the exons ATGGGTCTGCGGGTAGCTCAGACAG GCTTCGTGGTCCTGGTGCTGCTCCAGAGCT GCACCGCATACAAACTGGTCTGCTACTACACCAGCTGGTCCCAGTACCGCGAGGGTGACGGGAGCTGCCTTCCAGATGCCATCGACCCCTTCCTCTGCACCCACATCATCTATAGCTTTGCCAACATAAGCCACGACGAGATCGACACCTGGGAGTGGAACGACGTGACGCTCTATGACACACTGAACACACTCAAGAGCAG GAACCCCAACCTGAAGACCCTCCTGTCTGTTGGAGGATGGAACTTTGGTTCTCAAAG ATTTTCCAAAATAGCCTCCAACACCCAGAGTCGCAGGAGTTTCATCAAGTCGGTGCCACCATTTCTGCGGACCCACGGCTTTGACGGGCTGGACCTAGCCTGGCTCTACCCCGGCCGGAGGGACAAGCGGCATCTCACCACCCtggtcaag GAGATGAAGGCAGAGTTTGCAAAGGAAGCCCAGGCGGGGGCAGAGCAGCTCCTGCTCAGCGCGGCCGTGTCTGCAGGGAAGGTCACCATCGACAGCGGCTATGACGTGGCACAGATGTCTCG ATACCTGGACTTCATCAATCTTTTGACCTATGACTTTCACGGAGCCTGGCGTCAGACCACCGGACATCACAGCCCCCTGTTCCGCGGCCAAGAGAGTGCAAATTCTGACAGATTCAGCAATGCT GACTACGCTGTGGGCTACATGCTGAGGCTGGGGGCCCCGGCCAATAAGCTGGTGATGGGGATCCCCACCTTTGGGAGGAGCTTCACTCTGGCCTCTTCCAAGACGGATGTGGGAGCCCCAATCTCGGGGCCTGGAATTCCAGGCCAGTTCACCAAGGAGGAGGGGACCCTCGCCTACTATGAG ATCTGTGACTTCCTCCGTGGAGCCACTGTTCACAGACTCCTTGGCCAGCTGGTCCCCTATGCCACCAAGGGCAACCAGTGGGTGGGGTATGAGGACCAGGAGAGCGTCAAAAGCAAG GTGCAGTACCTGAGGAACAGGCAGCTGGCAGGCGCCATGGTGTGGGCCCTGGACTTGGATGACTTCAGGGGCACCTTCTGCGGCCAGAACCTGCGCTTCCCTCTCACCAGTGCTGTCAAGGACGCACTCGCGGCTGCCTAG